In Citrus sinensis cultivar Valencia sweet orange chromosome 4, DVS_A1.0, whole genome shotgun sequence, one DNA window encodes the following:
- the LOC102623710 gene encoding uncharacterized protein LOC102623710, translating to MTQAMKKFKSYQIVDNFFIYSLTALTCSVFCFSPFWFPYLLASIKAFLFVSLPKVGVVLLSPKVLFFVGNLIIIILIGESKFFASESSPASDVCYDDYVSKSTRSVKNPSTDKCLTENVKKTGEDIGENVVMRKWVDEEEAEVGAENGNNEEDDEVGFPAEELSKRADDFIARVNWQRRLEARLLLSCSE from the coding sequence ATGACTCAAGCCATGAAAAAGTTCAAGAGCTATCAAATTGTTGACAATTTCTTCATTTACTCTTTAACAGCATTAACTTGTAGTGTGTTCTGTTTCAGCCCTTTCTGGTTTCCCTATTTATTGGCTTCCATCAAGGCCTTTCTCTTTGTTTCTCTCCCAAAAGTTGGCGTGGTCTTACTCAGCCCCAAGGTTTTGTTCTTTGTGGGCAatcttatcattattattctaattggAGAATCCAAGTTCTTTGCTTCAGAATCCTCTCCCGCTAGCGATGTGTGCTATGATGATTATGTTAGCAAGAGTACTAGAAGTGTTAAAAATCCATCTACAGATAAATGTTTGACGGAAAATGTAAAGAAGACTGGTGAAGATATTGGAGAGAATGTTGTTATGAGAAAATGGGttgatgaggaagaagcagaagTAGGGGCAGAGAATggaaataatgaagaagatgatgaggTTGGTTTCCCAGCTGAGGAATTGAGCAAAAGAGCTGATGATTTCATTGCAAGGGTCAACTGGCAAAGGAGGCTTGAAGCTAGATTGCTGCTTTCTTGCAGTGAATGA